The genomic DNA tcaatgaagaaagcaactgtcccgttcccgcctcccgccaaaaagcccgaaCAGCCATTCATTTGGCATTTTTGAGTAATCGCTAGTGTTGTATGTTTCAACTTCACCGAGTCGATAATACTTTATTGGACTTCACTGCAATAACGACACGCGCATCTCAAATATTTCGGGTGATTGCCAAGTATCACATACATACAGTATTATTAGAATGTTTGAGCCTCTGCGTGTTCATATTCccattacgtatttatatacgTACTCTGTGTAATATTAAACAGATGCTAGGTCTTTGTATTGTTATATAAATTGATGTATGTTTTATAAGAGTATATCGATATTCACAATATTTATGGACGTCACTTGATCAACTaatgttttcaaattgttctttcttgtactctgatcttatctgtctaaaggttaggtaataaagctgtttttacataattattcgcctttttactgccgggatcATTCCCTAAAGTAGGAACATTCCTCGGATCGGAAGGGCACATCACTGTGCATGACGCACACTTGACATTCGATTTGACTTTGACGTTTCAAAATTTTTGAACGAAAACGAAAAGAAGCCGCGGTATAGTTTAGCGTtcgtttatttgtaaatatttttttaataattaacaattaacAAAGTTATGAAATATTGTTACCATTGAATATAAAAGGAGCTAAAATGTTTTACCATGTAAGTATTGAAACAAACATTCCTCTTTAATCAACACTAGAAAACGTGTTAAATCGTTGAATCTTCCAGATTTCCTTGGAACACGAAATATTATTGCATCCCAGATATTTTGGACCTCAATTGTTAGATACTGTAAAGCAGAAATTATATACAGAAGTCGAAGGGACATGTACCGGCAAGTAAGTAGTGTTTTAGAAGGAAACTATAGGTTATGTTTACTTGTTCAGTatcttaatgttttttttctatttttcagaTTCGGTTTCGTGATAGCAGTAACGACAATAGACAGCATCGGAGCTGGTCTTATTATGCCTGGTCAAGGGTTTGTTGTCTATCCTGTCAAGTATAAGGCTATAGTGTTCCGACCATTCAAAGGAGAAGTTCTTGATGCTATAGTCACGCAAGTTAATAAGGTACATTTTTATGACttgattcttttttcatttgCATAACTGTACAATGTTAGAATGTGTACATATCAGACTTTAAAGTGATAATATTTTCAAACCCtgaagtaggtattataaactTTGTAGGTTTTGGTAATAGTATGTGACAATATTTTCCAGGTTGGGATGTTTGCACAAATTGGCCCGCTTAGTTGTTTTATATCACACCATGTAAGTTATAAATgccagtaatttatttttaattatcattGAATTTGATCATATTGACAAAGCTATTGTTTTCCAGTCAATACCAGCGGATATGGAATTTTGTCCAAATGTGAATCCCCCATGTTATAAGAGTAAACAGGAAGACAATGTGATACAGGAAGAGGATGTAATCAGGTTAAAGATAGTGGGCACGAGAGTTGATGCAACTGGCATTGTGAGTTGTCAATTATTCAAACTTCTTTTGTTTAGTGCTTATTTTTTGTCATAAGGTTTCTACTGTCGTatgtaacttcattttttttccttagttttgaaaatttattttccaatcTGTTGCTTCGTATTTATTTGCtcacatttatttttgttacagtTTGCAATTGGGACTCTAATGGATGACTACTTAGGATTAGTTactcaataaaataatttaagacaaataaatgaattaaataaggaatacataatattttaaattacattctCTTGCCCGGCTGCTTGTCTCTAGACTATCTGTACTGCCTCTGAGGTTAGCAGTCTCTTCCAATATTGTCACTGATGTCACTtagtgagcatcagaatgactgcccaatgcgacagatcagttttaaaatattactaacatccaatacctattagctactatttaatacctttgtatagatattttctacctaattaataaataagaaaatttatttaaaaaatggccagtcattctgatgtctgaatgaccacccacatttagaatctccacaaaaaggctccgaaatgtaatttcgcctatacacaaatttagtacctattcagtacctacctaaacaaatatttgttttagatttttaaaacaacaaataaaaaaatatgagcaaaaaagttttaacgaaaatgttaacaaacaattaacattttcgttaaaacattttttgctcataattttttatttcttgttttaaaaatctaaaaaaaaaatatttgtttgggtattgaataggtactaaatttgtgtgtaggcgaaattacatttcggagcctttttgtggagattctaaatgtgggtggtcattagtgctgcaaaggactttaggcttttagccctaaatttcagcctaccgagtcctttttgggactagaccagtaaaatagggctttaaaagcttcgtcattttaaaaaactttaagccatttttaaagtagtaggctttaaaaaagcctatagcctttttaatgtagtaggcttttaaaaagcctatagctttttttaaagtagtaggctttttgggactggagtctttattatcattttttagtaaaagcctttttaccgatttcaaaaaaggtacctaatatacctaatagtctatTACTATACTGTTACCACAGAGTACTATATAATACTGGCGTAAGTAATTTGTATGGGGCTGACGGGACGTGCTGTTAcgtattactataattattagactatttccatactaattgatagtaagaagttattttcaatattcatagttagttagctagttgtgcatctaacaataaatcaatttttcacagtgtttgtgtaggtatatatgtttttaaagtttgttgtacccacccacacttttacttttttttacttgagaaagggactgtatgtatagcctaaataaccttaaggtctaagagcttcataggctttttgagcgtcttattttattaaattagtcttAAACAAGGTTAGGCCTTTTTAAGGCCTTTAGGCTTATAACCAATAGGCTTGAATAGGCTTAACCCTAGCCTAGCCGCAAGTACTAAATGGCTTTATAGGTTTTTAGCCTActaagctttttatttaacagtctagtcttaaaataagggctaaaagcctaaagttCTTTGCAGCACTAgtggtcattcagacatcagaatgactggccattttttaaataaattttcttattaattaggtagaaaatatctatacaaaggtattaaatagtagctaaaaggtattggatgccagtaatattttaaagctgatctgtcattttgggcagtcattctgatgctcaccaCGAATTGACGTATCTGCAAATTTTGtagaaactgatttgcaccttttacaaCTGTCAGTAAGACAAAAAACACAAGACACTTTAGCAAAGAATTACAGATatgtcagttagcaaagtcagccatgATATGGCTATGTCAGCCATGGCTAGTCTTAAAATAACCCCCAATGCTCGGTACATGTACGACCAGCATTGCATTCAGTAGCATAATAGCGATGAATAAAATGCTTCAATatgtattatcatttatttggcATTCAAATAATAGGTTATAAATCCATACACAATGTAACAAAATCCAAAAAAGGACAAAATATTTGGACACTTTCAGTCTATTTGGGCAGTTGTGGTGGTTGCTATACCTCGATGTGGGGTTAACACATTGTTAAATTATTCTAACATTATCCCTTAAAATCTATCAATCCATTATTGGTATAAGTGTATATGTAGAATACAttgcaattttattaatttactgctgtacttaaataatatttattaaagattGACTCGACATTCTGAAGAATATATTTCGAAAACGATACAAATATTTTGCttcaaatataatattgaacAAAAATTACCAATTAGGCTATACAAATTCATGCAGATTTACCTTCCTACTTCCTCCTATGAATTGCAGTGACATGTTTTGTGTCAGTCTGAGGCAATAATAATGTTGTGAATGCCAAacattaggtattatatatttattataatttcaagTCCTATATGATACGAGAATTTCACGTCAATGAGTATATACTATTTTAATCTAAAATTATGTACATtcttcaaaaaattaaattaagtctAAATTAAAATCCAAAGGGACGATTTGAGTCTTTGGTTTGTCAAATATACAAAATGTCgttacacaaaataaataaacctaatCCAAGTATTGCTCACGCTTACAATCAAAATATGGCatctatataaataatactCAATATGAGATCAGAAACTCAAGCTAAGCAATTAATCGTCTAAGCACCAGTAGGCCTaacataaagaatattttacgGTTGTCACGTACGATATCTTTCATAATCAAGGGGCATTTGCCTTCAGTTTTAAATTCAGTTACTCGCGCATTACTAATGGTAAATGCTTATACATTTAGTttagctacaatatcaaatataattatgtacttttacataaaatattgagaCATAACATTGTGCAATATAGTGTAATATGCATGATAGAAGATATATATTATCGCATTTGAAAcaattcataaattatttcGCATTCACAATAAATTTGCACAACTTGCTCACAATAATTTGCTAAGAATAATTAATGACATCCTGATCAGTCTAAATAGGTAATTGAAACTTTGCTgtgaaatattaaatacaaGAGTCAACATCATTTCAGCATTAAAGGCACAACACAACTTCAGGAAtgtccaaaaatatattataaattctgtatattttttagGAATCAAATATAAAAGAGATACCCATAAAATACTGTCACGCGAAAGTTGAGATTCGATCTAAGAgaagaataaattttaatacacatacgtacataacatGACTCGAAAACTGTACATTACACAAATATTCTATATGTGGGAAGGGGTGATAAATAGTCTAGTCTATATGTAGAAACAATCATAACACTTATTTCTAAGAGGAAAAACAGGTCTGCTTTGAGCTAAGTAATTAGGCTTTTATGACTAATAAGCGAAATTTAATGTTTTAGAGTTACGTATGCGAATGATGTTAGTAACGAGTTTCATGATTACCTTGGCATGCCATGTTACATACACTTCAACAGATTTAATTTGTGCGGCAGATTTTCTAAGTAGACAAACAGAAGTTTTCTTTGAGCTTGACTTCTGTGAATGTACAGTTTTCTAGATTCGTGTAATAAATGGTCTTACGtctaaaatatattgttatgaGCATAATAGGGTTTATAGTGGGCTGGCTTAGCGTTATAATCGTTTACAACGACAATATAGTTATTTAGGGCTGCGCTAGAACCATTGCCGTTGTAAACTAGACCTTATCGTTAACCATAGACTAACGGGGGTAAGGGTATAGATTATGTAATTATCTCCAGAAACATCTAAACATTCTTAACTTTCAATACTCTTAACGTAACATTCAGTAACACATAACAGCAATAATACTGATGTACAATTGTAAGTGATTGAAGATTGGAATATAACTCTATTTTAAATAGTGGATTAAAATTGTTGAGCTAACTGTAGTGTATATAGtatgtgcgatagttttgctTCCCCGTCTCCCTGGCAACTGAAATTGTCCATTCCTGCATTCGAACCAAACACCACTTGCACCTCACCCGAGACCTGATCACGTTAACAGTCGCTTCTGTcgcttattacatttttattacatttcaaTGTGTTTTTAGATACGTCgacgttttatttttatccaTCGATGATAGTATGATTATACGTCGATGCCTCTTAATATttcttgaaaatatttaaaacattttatcatTAAAAGCGACAGTGTTAAAGCGCTTTAGTTTCCGCAATCTGGCCATATTGAAGTAAATGTTGACTGATTCATGATATGCTTCGactaataagtatttacttataaataattcaaaataaacttTGCCAATTTATTACTATTCGGTGGTTGACCACCATAAACCACAATTCGGTTTAAAACAGACGTCGTCATCATATCGACATTTACTTCTGACATACAATCCGACACGACCTATCGAGACGCTCGATCTGAATACACAATCTACTCAGATGTATCACACGATTCACTCGTATAGACTACTTAAGGAAGACGCTTATGAGCTAAATGTAGGTCGCTACGAAGCATATTATAAGACTGAGTATACGAGGGTAACGTTCGAGTGAATCGCGTGTGCGAGCGCGGTCGACGCGTCAGTGCGCGGAGGCTGCTCACTGGCGGACGTGGAAGCACTGGCACTAGGCGTGCGGGGGTCacgacgcggccgcggcgcgcGGCCCGGCGCCGCACGGGTCGGCCGGCGCCGCCACGGCCGGGGACACCGGCCCGCGGACCGCCTCGATGTAGTCCTTGATCAGCGTCGCGATCTGGTACGCCTGCGGGGAACGCGCACTTGCTCAATCATTTGTCAACATACCAAGGTTACGACTGTGAACGCATATCAAGTGAAGCAtctaatgaaaaataattttacttgaagttctacctgtcattttcttatccgccgaaaaggaaagggacgggataATAAAGGGTTTAAGGCTGTCACCTCTATGATAAGAGATGGCGGTAAACTCAGTTTTCGAATTGTATTTGTTTTCCTGGTCGTGCGACACAGCGACATAGCAATATAGCGTGTGTTACCTGGTCCGTGGAGAGCACGAGCTTGGCGTGCTTGCGGTCGGCCCGCGTGACCAGCAGaagcgcgcgcggcgcgggcgacACGGCCAGCAGCTGGTCGTGGTCGTGCGACACCAGCGCCGCGCGCGAGCCGCGCCGCAGCAGCGTCAGGCCGCGGGCGTCCACCGCCAGCCACAGCGCGCGCGGCCAGTTCGACGTGAACGATTGCTGCCACACAAATGCACAGCTTTACTTATTCATGTCTTCGTCATAGAATAATAGTACGTGTagatatagaacggtaactctccgccccgcgtcAGTTCATATAGGTCGCCGACCTGGATCTTTCTTTGGTGATAAGGAGCCGTTAaccgctaaagagtaagggggaGAAAACGCAGACCGTgtcgctcgcacttatgcgttagGCGCTACGCGGCGAAAcgacatttttgtatggagcgTCGTATCTGTTCTTAAAAGAGCCATTACCTAAATATTAAAGGTTATGTACGAAAAACAATCCGTGCGTAAGCAGCGCGCCGCGGTAGTCGGTGCACTCACCGTGACGTCGAACATGGTGGCGCGCGCCAGCGGCCACGAGCCGGCCAGCGTGAGCGCGCGCTGCATGGCGGCGTGCGGCGCCGTGCCGCGCAGCGCCAGGTGGTGCAGCCGCACGGCGGGCGCGGGCAGCGCGGGCGTGGCCAGCCGCGCCGGCAGCACGGCGCCCGCCGCGTGCGCGCACTCCTCGCCGCCGCCCAGGCAGTCCCCGTTCACCACTTGCGCGTGCAGCGCTGCCAGCATCACCTGTGGGTGGAAACAACGGCTCGGGATCGGAACGGGTTACAACATTTACGACGCACAGCAGACACCATCATTTCACTAGAGGGTTAACAAGCATCAAGACGCTTCTAACGAcacttcatttgttaaattctgataagtggTTTAGAAATTATGTATGCGGGTAAAAAGAACACGCTGGTCAATATTGCGAAGTGAATTATGCAACATTTTAGCACAAATCTAATACTTACAGCTTCATCAGTCTCGATAGGAAGCCTGTCGTGGCGAACGGCATGCAGAATCTGATAGTAGAGCAGCTCCATTTCGGCAACGCACGCCGATTGTAAAGGCCTGTCGCCTAGGAATAGGCGCTTCTTGAATACCAgcctgaaataaaaacaaattctaaaagaTCTGAGCTAGGGCAATTTAGAAGAAAGTTAAGAAAAGTAAACGGAATCGACTAATCACCGAGGGAGAGAGCGACAGAGCGTCTTGCCTCTTGAATGCATGGCTCAAGAAAGGAGATCCTTTCCTAAGCGCTTTGGTGGAAACCACCAAAGGAAAAACCACCCGAAAGATCCGAgaactacaaaaaaatactaaagCCGCGTAACTCCGGCGCTTTCATTTTGCATTAACCCTTATGCAGATCTACATGAGACAATAGATAATCAAtggtgtctggtatctcggcaagGCGCCGGTGAAGCGTCAGTGAGAGCGGCGACAGGTAGTACGGCACCTgcaggcggcggcggtggcgccGGCCTTCTCCCAGCGCGCCAGCACGTCGCCCACGCGCTCGTGGCCGCCCAGCGCGCGctcgcccgcgcccgccggcGTCGAGTTGGCGCACACCTCGTACAGCGCGTAACCTGCACAACACCACCGATTACTCTATCATCAttgtttttcacggggtccgcttacctaacctgaagatttgccaggtccggttttttacagaagcgactgcctgctaTCTTCATGCCTATATCCAAATAATATCTCTTCTCCAAACGGACCAGTGTGCGAAATGTTGAGTAATGAATAATGAAAAACAGTACTGTCCTAAGTTTACTTTTATACAAAAACTTAAACGTGTACATTTTTGACCTCGCGTTTTAAGAAGCAATTGCGCAGTAAAACTGAACAAAAGATATTGCATTTGAtcagaaaagaatataatatgCTGTCTCACAACATTGTTGCGTTATTTATTAAACCCCTCCGGCGCCAGGGGTCTACTTCTCAAACTGTCTATTTCGCATCATTACCCACTTCTCTGTTTGACTACTTCGCTAACTGCCTACTTAGCAAACAGTCTGTTTCGCATTCCGCCTACTTTTCAATTGAACTACTTCGCAAACTGactacttttttctttaatgtCATCTTCGGACAGTTAATAACATAATCCGATTATGGAGTTCAAAATTTACTTTGAATCCCAGTGGCTGAGAAAAGTTTCTGCGGAGATCCTGAGTTGTGCACACCAATTGCATCGTACAACAAATGTTCTAGAAGGTTGGCATAGGCGTCTCAATGCCAGGATACCTAAAAAGCCAACTTTCTTCTCATTTGTTCATAAACTGCGCAAAGAGGGAAAACATttcgattttcaaattcaaagatGTTTGTTCCaccctttgaaaaaaaaaccgcaaGAACTGTGATATACAATTTGATCAAAAATTAGAAAAACACGTGTGCCAATTAGAAGCTAACGAAATAACAATtatagaatatttacaaaaaactgtttatatgcgattaaaatttaattagtgtttttaagtttttctttgttattacattacaatttaagttta from Pectinophora gossypiella chromosome 18, ilPecGoss1.1, whole genome shotgun sequence includes the following:
- the LOC126375180 gene encoding DNA-directed RNA polymerase II subunit RPB7 yields the protein MFYHISLEHEILLHPRYFGPQLLDTVKQKLYTEVEGTCTGKFGFVIAVTTIDSIGAGLIMPGQGFVVYPVKYKAIVFRPFKGEVLDAIVTQVNKVGMFAQIGPLSCFISHHSIPADMEFCPNVNPPCYKSKQEDNVIQEEDVIRLKIVGTRVDATGIFAIGTLMDDYLGLVTQ